In Populus trichocarpa isolate Nisqually-1 chromosome 12, P.trichocarpa_v4.1, whole genome shotgun sequence, a genomic segment contains:
- the LOC7487120 gene encoding UDP-glycosyltransferase 89B2, with protein sequence MSAGAHVLLFPFPAQGHLIPLLDLAHHLVIRGLTITILVTPKNLPILNPLLSKNSTINTLVLPFPNYPSIPLGIENLKDLPPNIRPTSMIHALGELYQPLLSWFRSHPSPPVAIISDMFLGWTHRLACQLGVRRFVFSPSGAMALATMYSLWQEMPNAPKDQNELFSFSKIPSCPKYPWLQISTIYRSYVEGDPVSEFTKEGMEANIASWGLIVNSLTLLEGIYFEHLRKQLGHDRVWAVGPILPEKTIDMTPPERGVSMHDLKTWLDTCEDHKVVYVCYGTQVVLTKYQMEAVASGLEKSGVHFIWCVKQPSKEHVGEGYSMIPSGFEDRVAGRGLIIRGWAPQVWILSHRAVGAFLTHCGWNSILEGIVAGVPMLACPMAADQFVGATLLVEDLKVAKRVCDGANLVSNSAKLARTLMESVSDESRVEKERAKELRMAALDAIKEDGSSDKHLNAFVKHVVGLGMETDKG encoded by the coding sequence ATGAGCGCTGGAGCACATGTCttactctttccttttccagcTCAAGGCCACCTGATCCCTCTCCTAGACCTAGCCCACCATCTAGTCATCCGTGGCCTAACCATAACCATCTTGGTGACCCCAAAAAACCTACCTATCTTGAACCCTCTCCTCTCCAAAAATTCAACAATCAATACCCTAGTCCTTCCTTTCCCTAATTACCCCTCAATCCCTTTGGGCATCGAAAATCTCAAGGACTTGCCTCCAAATATTCGTCCAACATCCATGATACATGCCCTTGGTGAACTCTACCAGCCTTTGCTCAGTTGGTTCAGATCCCACCCATCTCCACCTGTAGCAATAATCTCTGATATGTTCTTAGGGTGGACCCACCGCCTAGCTTGTCAGCTCGGCGTTCGCCGTTTCGTGTTCTCTCCCTCAGGAGCCATGGCGTTAGCCACAATGTATTCACTTTGGCAAGAAATGCCCAACGCCCCAAAAGACCAAAACGAATTGTTTTCGTTTTCCAAGATTCCAAGTTGTCCAAAATACCCATGGTTGCAGATCTCTACGATTTATCGTAGCTACGTGGAGGGAGATCCAGTTTCGGAATTCACCAAAGAAGGGATGGAAGCTAACATCGCGAGCTGGGGACTCATCGTTAACTCGTTGACTTTGCTAGAAGGGATTTATTTCGAGCATTTAAGAAAGCAATTGGGCCATGATCGTGTGTGGGCTGTTGGACCGATACTCCCTGAAAAAACGATAGATATGACCCCACCTGAGAGAGGTGTTTCGATGCATGATTTAAAGACGTGGCTTGACACGTGTGAAGATCATAAGGTTGTTTATGTCTGCTATGGGACTCAAGTTGTTCTGACAAAATATCAAATGGAGGCGGTAGCATCAGGATTGGAGAAGAGTGGAGTCCATTTTATATGGTGTGTGAAGCAGCCCAGTAAAGAACACGTGGGAGAAGGATATAGCATGATCCCATCAGGGTTTGAAGATCGTGTGGCTGGAAGGGGGCTTATCATAAGAGGATGGGCCCCGCAAGTTTGGATACTGAGTCACCGTGCTGTGGGGGCTTTCTTGACTCATTGTGGGTGGAACTCGATCCTTGAAGGGATAGTGGCGGGTGTGCCAATGCTAGCATGTCCCATGGCGGCTGATCAATTTGTGGGTGCTACTTTATTGGTTGAAGACTTGAAGGTGGCTAAAAGGGTATGTGATGGCGCAAATTTAGTGTCTAACTCGGCGAAGTTGGCACGAACGCTGATGGAATCAGTGAGTGATGAGAGCCGAGTTGAAAAGGAGAGAGCTAAAGAGCTACGTATGGCAGCACTTGATGCTATTAAAGAGGATGGGAGTTCGGACAAGCACTTGAATGCATTTGTGAAGCATGTAGTTGGATTGGGGATGGAGACTGACAAGGGATAA